The DNA segment AAAAGTTCTAATAACAATCACCAAAACTATTGCCGTTAAAATAGTAATAATCCATTCTTTTAACTCTTGCCTATTATTCTTCATCATCCCACCGCTTCCTTAATAAACTATCAATCTCCTCTTGAATTTGACCATAGCCGGCCCAATCACCGGCTTTAATTTTTGCCTGTCCCTGAGCATGTAATTCCGCAAAACGCTCCAATAATTCCTCTAGGGAATGTTCTTCTTCTACTATAGCAGAAGAAGAGGCCTCTAAGCCATCACCAAAAATTTTTTCCAGAGCTAATTCCAAAGTATCCTCCATAACAATTTGATCTTTATAATAGACAAAAACCTTTCTTAATTGTGGATATTTATTCTGCTCTGCTTCAATGTATAAAGGTTCCACATAAAGTAGTGAACCAGCTATGGGATAAACCAAAAGATTACCCCGAATAACTCTACTGCCACCTTGTCCCCAAAGTGTTAACTGACTTGAAATTTCAGGATCCTGATCAATCAATGATTCTACCTGTGCTGTACCCGGGATTTGTACTCCTTTAGGGAACTTATAAAGAAGGAGTTTACCATAATGTTCACCATCAGAACGGGCAGCTAACCAAGCAATCATATTTTGTTTCCGTGCTGGTGAAAAAACCCGCATCAAAACAAATTCCTCTTTTTCTTCACCTGGTAAACGAATAATACTATAATAAGGATCTTGAACCTGTAATTCACCCCAATATACTTCTCGACCTATTTCCCAGCGATCTTCACGTGTAAAAAAGACAGTGGGATTAGTCATATGATAATCTCGAATCATGGCTGATTGGAGATTAAATAAATCCTCTGGATAACGGAGATGAGCCTCTAAATCTTTCGGAAATTCTGCCTGATCTTTAAATAATGTAGGGAAAATACGCTGATAGACTTTTATTAAAGGATCATTTTCTTCAAAAAGATAAAAATCAACTTCCCCAGAATAAGCGTTAATTACTATTTTAACACTATTACGGATATAATTAAAATTTCCAGATTCCACTTTTTGTGAATAAGGATATCGATCAGTAACTGTATAAGCATCCAATAAATAATAAAGGTAGCCATCTTCTCCCAAAACTAAATAAGGGTCTTGATCAAAATATAAAAAAGGTGCAATTCTTTGCACACGTTCCCGAAGATTACGTGTTTCCAAATAAAGACTCTCTTTCGTAATATAATCCGAAAGTAAATATCTAAATTGCTTATCCCTAATCGCCAATAATAATTTATTACCAAAAGTCATGGGGATACCCCCATCACCTTCATAAACATATTCTTGGTTATCATCACCCAAAGGATAATCAAATTCTTTAAGTCCAGTTTTTACAATCACATTATCCTGTTTAGCTTCACCATAATAAATCCGCGGTTGTTTAATTTCCCCCAGCACCGATTGTGGTGGAATATCTTGAATTAAATATTGGGGTAAACCTGTTTCACTGACCGCATTGGCCGGACTCATCACTAAACCAAAGCCATGAGTATATTTAAATAATAAATTATTAAAGGTTTTAGCCTGTTCTGGTAAAGCCTCACGATTTAATTCCCGGGCTGCCAGTAAAACTTGTGTCGGTTTACCATCTATTACATAACGATCAATATCCACATCAATAAAATCATAATAAAGTCTAATTTCCTGCTGCTGACTATAGGTACTTCTAGTAGCCCGATGATCCAAAAGACGAATATTATCAATAATCGCCCGATTAGCTTTTAAATCTTCTTTAGTTAATTCCCCTACCGGATATTCTACAGTTGTTAAATTCTCTAAACCATAAGCCTGTCTAGTAAAAGCAATATTACGTTCCAAATAAGGCAGTTCCTGTCTTAATTCATCAGGATCAACAATAAATTGTTGATACATTCCCGGAAAAAGTCCGCTAACTAATAATGTAATTAAAAAATAAATCCCCAGAGCACCTAAAACCCTTTTTCTGTTTTTAGCCATAAAACAAGCAACATATAAGCCCACAGCCAAGGAAAACAAACTTAAAAAACGATAACCCGGCAAACGGGCTTTTAAATCAGCCGCCCCAGCCCCAATAACAGAACCTTCCTGATTAAATAATAATTCATAACCTAATAATTTATAACGCCAGGCTAAACCCACAAAAAAAAGACCGATCAAAAAACCAAGATGAGTAAGAGCCTTACGTTCCCCTACGGTAAAGATACGCTGTGTAACATATTCTGTGGTAATCTCAATTTTACCGGAAAATAAAAACAAATATAAAGGCACACTTAAAATTAAATTTAAAAATAAGACTAAATTAATTAAACGCAGCACCAACCACCATACTGGTAAACGAAAAACATAGAAACTTAAATCTAAATTAAATTGAGGATCAAAAATACCGAAAGGTTGTGCCTGTAAAAAACTTAAAATTTCTAACCAATTTCCTGCCTCTTTACTAACAGCCACTAAACTAACTAAAAAAGCAAGACCTAAAGACAAAGATAAACGAAACGGTTTTTTAGCAATCCTAAAAACCAAGAAAAAATTGAGTAAACTAACTAAAAAAACTACTCCCCCCAAAAGACTCCCCCAGAGTAATTTTCCACTCCAATTTCGTTTAAAAACCTCTTCATATCCCAATACTTGAAACCAAGTCCAATCCAACTTAAAAACTACAAAAAACCTCAGCAATAAATAAAGTAGTATAATACCGGCCAAGATTAACCATTTACGCAGCCGACTACCTTTTTCCGTGGAAAACTGATCTACTTCTGCCACTTTTTCACCTTCCTTTAAAATTTATATAATAAAGTTTCCGGACGAGTAGTAACAATTAATCCAGGTGGTGCCTGTCTTCTCTTATGCTCATTTTTAATCAACAGCTCCCTAATTTTCTCTACCAACTCTTTTTCAAATCCCTTTTCCACCAGATCACTTACCACACAACCGCCCACCAAATACTCTAGAATCTCATCCAAAACTTCATAAGGTGGTAAACTATCACCATCCTTTTGTCCAGGTCTCAATTCTGCACTGGGCTCTTTTTTAATTATTTCCTGCGGAATTATTTCTTTTTCTCGATTAAGCTCAGCCGCTAACTCATAAACCAACGTTTTAGGCACATCCCTCAGTACTCCCAAAGCTCCACACAAATCCCCATATAAAGTACAATAACCAGTTGCCAGTTCACTTTTATTACTAGCATTTAACAACAAACAATTAAATTTATTAGCCAAGGCCATCAAAATAGTACCCCGAATCCGAGCCTGCAAATTTTCCTCAGTTTGATCAAATTCTAAACCCTCAAAATCAGCTTTTAACAATTCCAAATAAGTTTCATAAAGTTCCTTAATCTCTAAAATACGTAAACACACCCCTAAATTATTAGCTAATTTTTTCGCATCTTCAACACTTTCCTGTGGTGTAAAAGGAGAAGGTAAAGTAACAGCCAAAACATTTTCCGGGCCCAAAGCTTCCACAGCCAAAGCAGCTGCCACAGCCGAATCTATTCCCCCCGATAAACCGATCAATGCTCGGCAAAATCCTGCTTCCTGAAAAAATTCACGAATACCTGCCACTAAAGCACGCCGTACTGCCTCCTTTTCATTAGTAGCAAGATAAGTAACCCGTTCCTGCTGAGATAAAGAAAAGGTCTGCACACTTTCTTCAAAACTAGGCAGCACTACCAAAGGTTCGCCTACTGAATCTAAACAAAAGCATTTACCTTCAAAAAGAAAATCATTAATTTTCCCAACCTGATTAACCAATAAAAAAGGTAAGCGGTACCTACCTACATGTTTCCTCACCTGATTATAAAGTTCTTTTTCAATCCCCTGATAAAAAGGCAACGTATTTAAACTAATAATTAAGGTAGCTCCAGCTTCTTGATGTTCTGCCACCTTACTTCTATCCCACAAATCATCATTAAGCAAGAAACCAATTTTTTCACCCCGAAAATCAACCCTTTTTTTACCGTGCAGCTTTACTAGCTGTTCTTCTTCCGAAATAAAAAAAGCATCAGCAAATTTTGCCCAAGAACCCCCAACTACCCAACCAATATCCGGGAAATCTACCTGCAGTTGTCTCATGATCACCAAAAGGTTCCGAATATTTTCTCTGAACCAAACCTTAGTCAATAATAGGTCCTCTGGGTGCCCATATAAAAAAGTTTCCGGCAGAACAATTAAATCTGTCTGTAAATTAAGCTCCTTTAATTTAGCTAAATTTCTCTCTAAATCCCCACTTTTTAATTGAGCAATAGTAATTTTCATGTCCCCCCCCTTAAATCGAAAGCATTCCAGCTAAACGCAAATCTTCCAAACTAACAGTCTTTGACTGATTAATCGCCCATTCCAAATCAAAATTCCTAATTTTATCACCATCTAAGCCTAACATCTTTTTACGTTCGCCTCTCAACAGTAAATTCACAGCCTCAGCCCCCATTTTTCCTGCCAGTAAACGATCTTGAGCTGTAGGAGTCCCACCCCTTTGAATATAACCTAAAATAGAAAGTCTGGTTTCCAAACCTGTCTTTTCCACTATTTGCCGTGTAATTGTTGCCGCATCACCCGCCCCTTCGGCAACAATAATAATACTATGTTTTTTACCCCGGCGTAAACCCCGCTTAATATTACGAATAATATCATCTACCCGCATTGGTAATTCTGGAATAACAATTGATTCTGCACCTCCTGCCAAACCGGCTTCCAAAGCAATAAATCCAGAATGGCGCCCCATGACCTCAATCACAAAAATTCTTTCATGTGAGGTAGCTGTATCCCTAATCTTGTTAATAGCATCAATAACCGTATTAATTACTGTATCAAATCCTATAGTAGTTCTCGTACAAGGAATATCATTATCAATAGTACCGGGAATACAAATTACTGGTATCCCCAATTTTTCCACTTCCAAAGCCCCACGGAAACTACCTTCTCCACCTACCACAATCAAACCTTCCACATGTCTTTCTTTTAATCCAGCTACCGCCTGTTCCCTCTCCTTTTCCTCATAAAAAGCATCACAGCGAGCGGTAAGTAAAATTGTACCCCCTCGATGAATTATATCGGCAACTGAACCTAAATCCAACTCCACAAAATCCCGTTCAAT comes from the Clostridia bacterium genome and includes:
- a CDS encoding UPF0182 family protein; the encoded protein is MAEVDQFSTEKGSRLRKWLILAGIILLYLLLRFFVVFKLDWTWFQVLGYEEVFKRNWSGKLLWGSLLGGVVFLVSLLNFFLVFRIAKKPFRLSLSLGLAFLVSLVAVSKEAGNWLEILSFLQAQPFGIFDPQFNLDLSFYVFRLPVWWLVLRLINLVLFLNLILSVPLYLFLFSGKIEITTEYVTQRIFTVGERKALTHLGFLIGLFFVGLAWRYKLLGYELLFNQEGSVIGAGAADLKARLPGYRFLSLFSLAVGLYVACFMAKNRKRVLGALGIYFLITLLVSGLFPGMYQQFIVDPDELRQELPYLERNIAFTRQAYGLENLTTVEYPVGELTKEDLKANRAIIDNIRLLDHRATRSTYSQQQEIRLYYDFIDVDIDRYVIDGKPTQVLLAARELNREALPEQAKTFNNLLFKYTHGFGLVMSPANAVSETGLPQYLIQDIPPQSVLGEIKQPRIYYGEAKQDNVIVKTGLKEFDYPLGDDNQEYVYEGDGGIPMTFGNKLLLAIRDKQFRYLLSDYITKESLYLETRNLRERVQRIAPFLYFDQDPYLVLGEDGYLYYLLDAYTVTDRYPYSQKVESGNFNYIRNSVKIVINAYSGEVDFYLFEENDPLIKVYQRIFPTLFKDQAEFPKDLEAHLRYPEDLFNLQSAMIRDYHMTNPTVFFTREDRWEIGREVYWGELQVQDPYYSIIRLPGEEKEEFVLMRVFSPARKQNMIAWLAARSDGEHYGKLLLYKFPKGVQIPGTAQVESLIDQDPEISSQLTLWGQGGSRVIRGNLLVYPIAGSLLYVEPLYIEAEQNKYPQLRKVFVYYKDQIVMEDTLELALEKIFGDGLEASSSAIVEEEHSLEELLERFAELHAQGQAKIKAGDWAGYGQIQEEIDSLLRKRWDDEE
- the nadE gene encoding NAD(+) synthase; protein product: MKITIAQLKSGDLERNLAKLKELNLQTDLIVLPETFLYGHPEDLLLTKVWFRENIRNLLVIMRQLQVDFPDIGWVVGGSWAKFADAFFISEEEQLVKLHGKKRVDFRGEKIGFLLNDDLWDRSKVAEHQEAGATLIISLNTLPFYQGIEKELYNQVRKHVGRYRLPFLLVNQVGKINDFLFEGKCFCLDSVGEPLVVLPSFEESVQTFSLSQQERVTYLATNEKEAVRRALVAGIREFFQEAGFCRALIGLSGGIDSAVAAALAVEALGPENVLAVTLPSPFTPQESVEDAKKLANNLGVCLRILEIKELYETYLELLKADFEGLEFDQTEENLQARIRGTILMALANKFNCLLLNASNKSELATGYCTLYGDLCGALGVLRDVPKTLVYELAAELNREKEIIPQEIIKKEPSAELRPGQKDGDSLPPYEVLDEILEYLVGGCVVSDLVEKGFEKELVEKIRELLIKNEHKRRQAPPGLIVTTRPETLLYKF
- the pfkA gene encoding 6-phosphofructokinase, yielding MKRIALLTSGGDAPGMNAAIRAVVRTGIYYGVEVVGVRRGYQGLIERDFVELDLGSVADIIHRGGTILLTARCDAFYEEKEREQAVAGLKERHVEGLIVVGGEGSFRGALEVEKLGIPVICIPGTIDNDIPCTRTTIGFDTVINTVIDAINKIRDTATSHERIFVIEVMGRHSGFIALEAGLAGGAESIVIPELPMRVDDIIRNIKRGLRRGKKHSIIIVAEGAGDAATITRQIVEKTGLETRLSILGYIQRGGTPTAQDRLLAGKMGAEAVNLLLRGERKKMLGLDGDKIRNFDLEWAINQSKTVSLEDLRLAGMLSI